The following proteins are encoded in a genomic region of Drosophila miranda strain MSH22 chromosome 4, D.miranda_PacBio2.1, whole genome shotgun sequence:
- the LOC108161633 gene encoding manganese-transporting ATPase 13A1, with product MSTREETIEGAAGDTDPNQRLSKNGATTAGNLDDLVKYVTLHVRMPTPLSGVVLPFVPLYLTALYLCIYMYGGEGADVPTTQELISSENRTTDSTIAWNDIGFIAVLAIAFLHILTLLFCYWSVHVLAFLTCRKAKRPALNVLAKVVPTANNGNSKIVPIRSAKLEDGSTQYFLVFQKTKYVWNDDRKNFRAVEFPVNGLLRNYAASRGLESEEAVKKATSTYGNNEMDMVVPEFHELFLERATAPFFVFQVFSVGLWCMDDYWYYSLFTLFMLIAFECTIVKQQLRNMSEIRKMGNKPYLIYAFRQNKWRHIGSDELLPGDLVSVTRSQNDNIVPCDLVILRGTCIVDESMLTGESVPLMKESLESLDNLDTELDVDGDGKLFVLFGGTKVVQHTAPTKESLRAPDGGCIGYVIRTGFNTSQGKLLRTILFGANRATENNKETFAFIAFLMVFAVAAASYVWVKGSEDLERNRYKLFLECTLILTAIIPPDLPIELTLAVNTSLIQLTKLFVFCTEPFRIPFAGKVQICCFDKTGTLTTDNLMVEGIAGLTPNGSCVPIEQAESNTVQVLACCHSLALLDDGLVGDPLEKATLAAVDWNLTKMDSVIPKRTQMKPLKIIQRYHFSSALKRMSVLAGYLVPYSNEVKHIGAVKGAPEVIQKMLREVPSDYEKIYLEYARRGARVLALGIKEFGSLGTQKIRELKRDEVECDLTFAGFVIISCPMKPDSKTAIKELIQSSHKVVMITGDSPLTACHVAKELRFTRKKLLILTPPEPSKRNTWNWISVDGEQSYKMDERSKSISLMLATHDLCITGEGLLHLQHNQPQYMRQLLPHVTVCARFAPKQKEFVITTLKQLGFCTLMCGDGTNDVGALKHANVGVSLLTSAPTKCKRTEEEQQLATAAAAATTAAAANTANQQLSPRERAMRRRQEHLNQSQARLQSALRDMEEQTMVKLGDASIAAPFTSKSSSIMCVNHIIKQGRCTLVTTLQMFKILALNALIQAYCQSVLYIDGIKFSDTQATMQGIFIAACFLFITRSKPLKTLSKVAPLPNIFNFYTISTILSQFAVHFGTLYYLTNEATKLAPPRVGKVKLYIDMDAEEKTKYDPNIVSSTVYIISISLQVATIAVNYKGHPFMESLRSNLMLMYAIGASAALVLLLSTGLVPDLTEFFEIIDFPTNFRCVLLVVLVADIIGAFLLDRICSWLFGETRGKSKVLNC from the exons ATGAGTACGAGAGAAGAAACCATCGAAGGCGCTGCCGGCGACACCGACCCAAACCAAAGGCTATCTAAAAACGGGGCGACGACGGCCGGCAACCTGGACGATCTGGTGAAATATGTGACCCTGCACGTGCGCATGCCAACGCCACTGAGCGGCGTGGTATTGCCCTTTGTCCCGCTATACCTGACTGCCTTATACCTATGCATCTACATGTACGGCGGCGAGGGCGCGGATGTTCCCACCACTCAAGAGTTGATCTCGTCGGAAAACCGGACAACGGACTCGACCATTGCCTGGAATGACATTGGCTTCATAGCCGTTCTGGCCATAGCATTTCTACACATTCTCACATTACTCTTCTGCTACTGGAGCGTTCATGTCCTGGCCTTTCTTACCTGCCGCAAAGCGAAGCGACCGGCCCTGAATGTCCTGGCCAAGGTGGTGCCCACAGCGAACAATGGCAACTCAAAGATAGTTCCGATACGCTCCGCCAAATTGGAGGATGGTTCAACGCagtattttctggtatttcaGAAGACAAAATATGTGTGGAACGACGATAGGAAAAACTTTCGCGCCGTCGAGTTTCCCGTGAACGGACTCTTGAGAAACTATGCCGCCTCTCGAGGACTAGAGTCAGAAGAGGCTGTGAAGAAGGCAACTTCCACGTATGGAAATAACGAGATGGATATGGTGGTACCAGAGTTCCACGAACTCTTCCTTGAGCGGGCCACTGCACCGTTCTTTGTGTTCCAAGTGTTTTCGGTGGGACTGTGGTGCATGGACGACTACTGGTACTACTCACTGTTCACGCTCTTCATGTTGATTGCCTTCGAGTGCACCATTGTGAAGCAGCAGCTGAGGAACATGTCCGAGATCCGTAAAATGGGTAACAAACCGTACCTGATCTATGCCTTTCGTCAGAACAAGTGGCGCCACATTGGCTCGGACGAGCTGCTTCCTGGAGATCTAGTGTCCGTGACCCGCTCCCAGAACGATAACATTGTACCCTGTGACCTGGTTATACTGCGCGGCACATGTATTGTAGATGAATCGATGCTGACGGGCGAATCGGTGCCGCTGATGAAGGAATCGTTGGAGTCTTTGGACAACCTGGATACCGAACTGGATGTGGACGGTGATGGAAAGCTGTTTGTGCTCTTTGGTGGCACCAAAGTGGTGCAGCACACGGCCCCCACCAAGGAATCGCTGCGTGCCCCGGATGGCGGCTGCATTGGCTATGTGATCCGCACGGGATTCAACACATCGCAGGGTAAACTCTTGCGCACGATTCTGTTCGGTGCCAATCGCGCCACGGAGAATAACAAGGAGACTTTTGCGTTTATTGCCTTCCTCATGGTATTTGCTGTGGCCGCAGCCTCCTATGTGTGGGTAAAGGGCAGCGAGGATCTGGAGCGCAACCGCTACAAGCTCTTCCTCGAGTGCACTCTAATTCTGACGGCCATCATACCGCCCGATCTCCCCATTGAGCTCACCCTGGCTGTGAATACATCGCTAATCCAGTTGACCAAATTGTTTGTATTCTGTACGGAACCCTTCCGCATTCCGTTCGCTGGAAAGGTTCAGATCTGCTGCTTCGACAAGACGGGAACACTGACTACGGATAACCTCATGGTGGAGGGCATTGCGGGGCTGACACCGAATGGGAGTTGTGTGCCCATCGAGCAGGCAGAGTCGAACACTGTTCAGGTCCTGGCCTGCTGCCACTCGCTGGCCCTGCTGGACGACGGGCTGGTGGGCGATCCCCTCGAGAAGGCCACCTTGGCAGCTGTCGATTGGAATCTCACCAAGATGGACAGTGTCATACCGAAGCGGACGCAGATGAAGCCGTTGAAGATCATTCAACGTTATCACTTTTCATCGGCCCTGAAGCGCATGTCGGTCCTCGCTGGCTACCTGGTGCCCTACTCCAACGAAGTGAAGCACATTGGAGCCGTCAAGGGAGCACCCGAAGTCATTCAGAAGATGTTGCGGGAAGTGCCGTCGGACTATGAGAAG ATTTATCTCGAGTATGCTCGTCGTGGCGCCCGTGTTCTGGCTCTGGGCATCAAGGAGTTTGGCAGCCTGGGAACTCAGAAAATACGCGAACTGAAGCGCGATGAAGTGGAATGCGATCTAACCTTTGCCGGCTTCGTGATCATCTCGTGCCCCATGAAACCCGACTCCAAGACTGCGATCAAGGAGCTCATTCAATCCTCCCACAAAGTGGTTATGATCACAGGCGACAGTCCGCTGACTGCCTGCCATGTGGCCAAAGAGCTGCGATTCACACGCAAGAAGCTGCTCATCCTGACCCCGCCCGAACCGTCAAAGCGAAACACTTGGAACTGGATATCCGTCGATGGAGAGCAGTCGTATAAAATGGACGAGCGCAGCAAGAGCATATCTCTCATGCTTGCCACGCACGATCTGTGTATTACTGGCGAGGGACTGCTCCATCTGCAGCACAACCAACCCCAGTATATGCGTCAGCTGCTGCCCCACGTGACAGTTTGTGCACGCTTTGCACCCAAGCAGAAGGAGTTTGTGATCACCACGCTAAAACAGTTGGGCTTCTGCACGCTCATGTGCGGCGACGGCACCAACGATGTGGGGGCCTTGAAGCACGCCAATGTGGGCGTCTCTCTGCTTACCAGCGCGCCCACGAAGTGCAAGCGCACCGAAGAGGAACAGCAGCTGGCCACCGCAGCAGCGGCTGCAACCACGGCCGCCGCTGCCAACACTGCCAACCAACAGTTGAGCCCGCGAGAGCGTGCCATGCGCCGGCGACAGGAGCACCTTAATCAGTCGCAAGCTCGCCTGCAGAGTGCTCTGCGCGACATGGAAGAGCAGACGATGGTTAAGCTGGGTGATGCCTCAATTGCGGCGCCGTTCACCAGCAAATCGTCCTCGATCATGTGTG TCAATCACATAATCAAGCAGGGACGCTGCACTCTGGTCACCACACTGCAGATGTTCAAGATCCTCGCTCTGAATGCCCTCATTCAGGCCTACTGCCAATCCGTGCTGTATATTGATGGCATCAAATTCAGCGATACTCAGGCAACCATGCAGGGCATCTTCATCGCGGCCTGTTTTCTGTTTATTACTCGATCCAAG CCACTGAAAACTCTGTCGAAGGTCGCACCACTGCCAAACATCTTCAATTTCTATACAAtttctacgatcctctcgcAATTTGCAGTGCATTTTGGCACGCTCTATTACTTGACCAATGAAGCCACCAAATTGGCACCGCCAAG AGTGGGCAAAGTTAAGCTGTATATTGACATGGATGCCGAGGAGAAGACCAAATACGATCCAAACATTGTTAGCAGCACGGTCTACATTATTAGCATATCACTGCAGGTGGCCACCATTGCAGTCAACTATAAG gGGCATCCCTTCATGGAGAGTCTGCGCTCCAATCTCATGCTGATGTATGCCATTGGCGCCTCAGCCgcgttggtgctgctgctatCCACGGGCCTGGTGCCCGATCTGACGGAATTTTTCGAAATTATTGATTTCCCCACAAAT TTCCGTTGCGTATTGCTCGTTGTCCTGGTGGCGGACATCATTGGTGCCTTTCTGTTGGATCGCATTTGCTCATGGCTGTTCGGGGAGACACGTGGCAAGTCCAAAGTGTTGAACTGTTAG
- the LOC108161640 gene encoding gustatory and pheromone receptor 32a, which produces MSPNTWVIEMPTQKARLHPYPRRISPYRTPSVNRYAFSHETPPPPPPPPRTLEHPVFEDIRTIMSVLKASGLMPIYEQLSSHEVGPPTKTNEFYSFFVRGVVHALTIFNVYSLFTPSSAQLFYSYRETDNVNQWIELLLCILTYTLTVFVCARNTKNILRIMNEILQLDDEVRRQFGANLSQNFGFSVKYLFGIAACQTYIIVLKIYAVDGVITPTSYVLLAFYAVQNGLTATYIVFASALLRIVYIRFHFINQLLNGYTYAQQQRKKGGHRRQAAGATLMENFPEDSLFIYRMHNKLLRIYKGINDCCNLILVSFLGYSFYTVTTNCYNLFVQITAKGMVSSNILQWCFAWLCMHVSLLALLSRSCGLTTREANATSQILARVYAKSKEYQNIIDKFLTKSIKQEVQFTAYGFFAIDNSTLFKIFSAVTTYLVILIQFKQLEDSKVEDTIQDKQQT; this is translated from the exons ATGTCACCGAACACTTGGGTAATTGAAATGCCGACACAGAAAGCGCGTTTGCATCCGTATCCACGTCGGATATCGCCGTATCGGACTCCCTCAGTGAATAGGTATGCCTTCAGTCATGAgacgccaccaccaccaccgccgcctCCGAGGACTCTGGAGCATCCCGTCTTCGAGGACATCCGAACGATAATGTCCGTGCTGAAGGCCAGTGGGCTAATGCCAATCTACGAGCAGCTCTCCAGCCACGAAGTGGGGCCACCCACCAAGACCAACGAGTTCTACTCGTTCTTTGTGCGGGGCGTGGTCCACGCCCTGACCATCTTCAATGTGTACAGCCTCTTCACGCCCAGCTCGGCGCAGCTCTTCTACTCCTACCGCGAGACGGACAATGTGAATCAGTGGATCGAGCTGCTGCTCTGCATCCTCACCTACACGCTGACAGTGTTCGTGTGTGCGCGCAACACCAAGAACATCCTGCGGATTATGAACGAGATCCTTCAGCTGGACGATGAAGTGCGCCGCCAGTTTGGGGCCAATTTGAGCCAAAACTTTGGCTTCTCGGTGAAATATCTCTTCGGCATTGCCGCCTGTCAGACGTACATCATTGTGCTGAAGATCTATGCGGTGGATGGCGTAATCACGCCCACATCCTACGTACTACTGGCCTTCTATGCCGTACAGAATGGTCTGACAGCCACGTACATTGTATTTGCCTCGGCTCTGCTGCGCATCGTGTACATTCGATTCCACTTTATAAATCAGCTCCTGAATGGCTACACCTatgcccagcagcagcggaaaaAGGGCGGCCATAGACGACAGGCGGCAGGGGCTACACTCATGGAGAACTTCCCCGAGGACTCGTTGTTCATATATCGCATGCACAACAAATTGTTGCGCATCTACAAGGGCATCAACGATTGCTGCAACCTAATTCTGGTCTCCTTCCTGGGCTACTCCTTCTACACGGTCACCACGAACTGTTACAATCTGTTTGTCCAGATCACAGCCAAGGGAATGGTCTCATCGAATATTCTTCAATGGTGTTTTGCCTGGCTGTGCATGCATGTTTCCCTGCTGGCCTTGCTGTCTCGCAGTTGTGGTCTAACCACCAGAGAG GCCAATGCCACATCCCAAATCCTAGCCAGGGTCTATGCCAAGAGCAAGGAGTATCAGAATATT ATTGATAAATTTCTAACCAAAAGCATAAAGCAGGAAGTACAATTCACGGCCTATGGATTCTTTGCCATAGACAATTCCACACTCTTCAAG ATCTTTTCGGCTGTGACCACTTATTTGGTCATCTTGATACAGTTCAAACAGCTGGAGGACTCTAAAGTGGAGGACACCATACAGGACAAACAACAGACTTGA
- the LOC108161628 gene encoding alpha-L-iduronidase translates to MLPPPTTPVLLWGLLLFLTATLARRVHAHYTSGDVVYHPLSHFWTGVGFCPAGDIDHKGISAALSAPELQMNLRQIAALPVGAVTHIRIHWLLELVQFLQYDMSGVPQYDFGKFDNFIDFLHEELRLSPVLEFMGNPGQVFTENPQQISFFWDHFVKTTLNHQIVRHGSARMTNWRYETWNEPDLRGYNTLNLTLDYYLEYVQAVRRGLSKAGGAHSHTNLPMYRALRGPAGLFKNLNSHPRCWKLLQLCNQRMVHCPIDVLTFHRKGLNGSAVEVVNASLSLLAKIYKEYPNLKQLPVANDEADPVAGWSTPREFQADVRYGVTLMSTVMQHWHAKLSGGPLSRLESISHDNAFLSYHPHEFTQRTLLAHFRMNETNPPHSQFIQKPVYAALGMLAKLGSRAADMELVNMDTKHSVQVWRTVSGGMGGPGQYMATIFLSPEEAVPKITAFHHKYTLNMSIANESAFITELLMPHNTDPYYLWTQAGSPAYPNATLREAMRRAQTPRLYETGPIWQYNSELVINSASIPLPWAMLLRVCSASWPKLKRPQQLSIVEVTHREVFISWREHPKSMQCLKSYEVWFKQRGGQGSAADWLMISRDWHLPYPSFQYAPNGQTGSVNGFYKVRGVDVFNETSPFSQIVEYLEL, encoded by the exons ATGTTGCCACCGCCAACGACGCCGGTGCTCCTCTGGGGGCTGCTGCTCTTCTTGACGGCTACCCTGGCCAGACGCGTCCACGCCCACTACACCAGTGGGGATGTGGTCTACCATCCGTTGTCGCACTTCTGGACGGGCGTGGGCTTCTGTCCAGCCGGTGACATAGATCACAAGGGGATTAGCGCCGCCCTGAGCGCCCCTGAGCTGCAAATGAACCTCCGGCAGATTGCAGCCCTGCCGGTGGGCGCTGTGACCCACATACGCATCCActggctgctggagctggtgCAGTTCCTGCAGTACGACATGAGCGGTGTGCCACAGTACGACTTTGGTAAGTTCGACAACTTTATTGACTTTCTGCACGAGGAGCTGCGCCTGTCGCCGGTTCTTGAGTTCATGGGGAATCCGGGGCAGGTATTCACGGAGAATCCACAGCAGATCTCCTTCTTCTGGGACCACTTCGTGAAGACTACCCTCAATCATCAGATAG TACGACATGGCTCTGCCCGGATGACCAACTGGCGCTACGAGACCTGGAACGAGCCAGATCTGCGTGGCTACAACACGCTCAACCTAACACTGGACTACTACTTGGAGTATGTGCAAGCCGTTCGACGAGGTCTCAGCAAGGCGGGTGGTGCCCATTCCCACACGAATCTGCCCATGTACCGGGCTCTGAGGGGCCCTGCAGGCCTGTTTAAGAACCTCAACAGTCACCCACGTTGCTGgaagctgctgcagctgtgcAATCAACGTATGGTCCACTGTCCCATCGATGTGCTGACCTTTCACCGCAAGGGACTCAACGGAAGTGCCGTGGAAGTTGTGAATGCTTCGCTGTCTTTGCTGGCGAAGATCTACAAGGAGTATCCCAATCTCAAGCAACTGCCGGTGGCCAATGA TGAAGCTGATCCTGTGGCTGGGTGGAGCACACCGCGCGAGTTCCAGGCGGATGTGCGGTACGGAGTGACTTTGATGTCCACGGTGATGCAGCATTGGCATGCCAAGCTATCCGGCGGTCCGCTGAGCCGTCTGGAGTCCATTAGCCATGACAATGCCTTCCTCAGCTATCATCCGCACGAGTTCACACAGCGCACTCTTTTGGCCCACTTCCGGATGAACGAAACAAATCCACCGCACTCTCAGTTCATACAGAAGCCGGTGTACGCTGCCCTGGGGATGCTGGCCAAGTTGGGAAGCCGCGCTGCCGACATGGAGCTGGTAAACATGGACACCAAGCACAGTGTACAGGTCTGGCGCACCGTCTCCGGCGGCATGGGCGGACCGGGCCAGTACATGGCCACCATTTTCCTCAGTCCCGAGGAGGCAGTACCAAAGATCACGGCCTTCCATCACAAGTACACGCTAAACATGTCCATAGCCAACGAGTCGGCATTCATCACCGAGCTCCTGATGCCGCACAACACGGATCCATACTATCTGTGGACCCAGGCAGGCAGTCCAGCATATCCCAATGCCACTCTGCGCGAGGCCATGCGCCGGGCGCAGACACCACGGCTCTACGAAACGGGTCCCATCTGGCAGTACAACAGCGAGCTGGTCATCAATTCGGCCAGCATACCCCTGCCCTGGGCGATGCTGTTGCGCGTGTGCTCCGCCTCGTGGCCGAAACTAAAGCGACCGCAGCAGCTGTCTATTGTGGAGGTCACGCACCGCGAGGTGTTCATCAGCTGGCGCGAGCATCCCAAGTCCATGCAATGTCTAAAGAGCTACGAGGTGTGGTTCAAGCAGCGTGGGGGCCAGGGTTCTGCCGCCGACTGGCTAATGATATCCCGGGACTGGCACTTGCCCTATCCATCGTTTCAGTATGCACCCAACGGCCAGACGGGATCAGTGAATG GTTTCTACAAAGTCCGCGGTGTGGATGTGTTCAATGAGACCAGTCCCTTCTCACAAATAGTCGAATATCTGGAGTTGTAA